From the Catharus ustulatus isolate bCatUst1 chromosome 15, bCatUst1.pri.v2, whole genome shotgun sequence genome, the window tttccctttcagaagCCATTGTACTGTGAGAATCAGCTCTCGTGGGCCCCTGCTGAGGGCTGTTTCTTTTTGCTCTGTTCCTATGGAGAGAGCAATGCTGGAGCTAAACTGGAAACGTTCACAGATCCCTTCGGCTTCCAGCAAGCACCAGATTCCATCTTTCATCTCAGTCATTCTGTTTTGTAAGGGACTGAAAGGAATTGGCTGGAGCTGGTGTGAAGGGTAGTTCCAGCCCGGCACTAAATCCCGAACAAAGCTGCTGCGCTCCCTTGCCAGAGCACAGGAAACATTTGTGGAGTGACAAAAACACCAGCCTCAGTCCTTCTGTGGTGCCATGGAAGGCCAGCCTGCTTGGAGACATCAGCCTCTGCaagctggggagctgctgatgtggcttttaattaaatacttAACTATTAAATGTGTGTCAACCAAACCATGCCATGGGCTGCGGTGTTCTGGGAAGCCCTGGCTGTAATGGGCAGGGAAGGTGACCTCCAGGAAATTGGACTTGAGAAGATATTGcttctttgtgggtttttcttctcttttccctgtggAAGAGTGTACAAATGGATAATTTGAtatattgaaaaagaaaaatgggggaaagtGGTATTGATGTATTATGCACTTGAAGAAACCTGGCAGTCTCCCCACACTGAGGCTCAAACTGCATTTACAGAAGAAGGCTCTTCAGGCTTTTTCCAGCTCCCAGTCTGGCTCCATTCTCCAAAAGTTTGTACATTTTTGGCTAACATTAAGATTAAATTGCCTAGGGAATGGTAAAATGTGGGAGGAGCAAAACCAATGTCTTTAATAGCACAGCTCCTATTCTTCCTGCAGAAAACCTGTATTTTTGTCactaaaggaaaaaggagggaaaccTGGCTGTAGATCTGATCACCTCCTCCTGAATTTTATCTGAGAGAAGGCTCCTTCTTGGAGTGTGACTTGTGAGGCTCCCAAATTTGGGCTGTGCTCACCCAAGGGGAAGAGAAAGCTCCTTAAATACTGCCAAGAAGGCTCTCCCCCAGCAGCTGTCTGTGACGGTGCTGTGTGTGGGATGGAGCCTGTGAAGGGTCCAGCAGAGACAAATCTCTGTCTCAGCCACAGCTTGTCATTCCAGGACCATGTGAATGCAGGAGAGGTGAATGCTGTGTGGTGTttggctgctttttttcctctagaatACAGATATTGTGTGTTCTTCATCACAGAAAAGGCCcctttcccacagcacagcaatgGTTCTCATCAGGTCTTTTAGTTTGCTCTGATGTGAGTTTCcaattcccttctccagccttgGTTATCCAGGCTCTGATGTACAAGGAAGCAGTTTTAACTCTCATCTCTGGTTCTCACCAGGGCAAACTGCTCAGAGTACTTCCCAATCTTCATTTCCCTCCTCTGGGTTGCTGGAATCTTCTTCCATCAAGGTAAGAGGGATGTGGGGGGGaactccaacccaaaccatgtgaacaaacaaagaaaccccaGCCCCAATTTAAATCCCATTGTGACTAAGGCATTCTCTCTGTGCCTGTGAGGCCCTTGGTCATGGAAAGCAAATTTCCTCTTTTAGATGGATTGACTGAGAagtgccccagctccagctgggagcagctgagcccATTCCTGCCCATTCCTGCTCCTTTGCAGGAGCCTGGCTGTCCCTTCGTGCTGCTTCTCCCAGACAAGGTCAGGCTGTcccagggtggcagcagcagaggcagaactATGTCAGAACAAGAAACCATAACCCAAACATTTACTCATCCCCTGTCTATCCCCACCAAGTGAGCTCAGGGATTTGGTTGCTGCCACAGGGAAGTTGTGAGGAGAAACCACGAAAGGGAGAGTCACCAACCCAagtcccagggcagctctgtggggcagaGAAGTTCATCCCTCACaaaaaagcaaggaagaaaactCATTTAAACTCCCACGGTGGTTTAAAGCCAAATCACTGTTTGGTTTCCTGGTCATGCCCCatctgctgggggctgtgctggaatgcagctccagcagagtcCAGGGATCCCAGTAGAGCTcagctcccctgtccccaccaggTGTGACTGCAGCCTGTGGCCTCTTGTACCTCTACACCCGCCTCAAGTACTTCCAGGGCTATGCTGTGACTGCCCAGGGACGGTAAGGACACCACGGgcaccccaaaccagcctggggggctgggagcaggaccTGGCCCCTGGAACAGCTTTCCTCCCCATGGGTGGGACTGTGGGCAGATtttctccacctcctcctcccctcccgcCCCCATGTGCTCGTGGCTGTGTCACCTTTTCTCTGGCTGTCCCAAAGGAGGGTGGGGGTTCACAGcatgccctgtgcccagctgggtcAGCATTGCTTGATGGTGTTTTCTCCCACCCAGGTTGGGACCGCTGTACGCCagtgcctggctgctctggctgctggtggggctggcactggccGGGCTCCTGGCACACTTCCTGCAGCCAGACTCCTCCACGTggatggcagcactgctggggcctctccagctctgtggtGTCTGGTGAGAGGGGCCGTGGCTGTCCCTAAACCCACTGCCCCTGTCACAGGGGAGCCAGGCACGTGGCACCATCAGAGAGAAtttttccctggctctgcatTCCCTGCTGAAGGGAGGTAGATGCTGGCACTCCTCTGCTCTCAGAGATAATTTCCCTTCTAGAAAGCAAATGCTttccagcccctggccctgctgagaAGCTTCACTGCTGGGCTTTGTAGCACTGTCTGCTCCAAAATGCCTCTGGCTCTGCCTCATGGAGCACAGATTGACCCACATGCTGTTGTCTCTGCTCCTTAGTGCTGTAATGATCTGTGTTCAAGAATCACACCCTGgatatacaaaaataaattctttttctcaCTAGAAATCACCTGTGACTGTCAAAGGTGCTCAGAGACTGGTACGAGAAAATCTGAGTTGGGGACTGGGTTTCAtaggaaaagctgctgtgatTAACTGAAAAGATGGGTAAGCTTGCCTAAAACCACCTTCAAATATTGGGAGAAAAGCATGATCCTAGTCCAAGTACTAAAGTCTGAGTTTGGCATTGATTGAATGACCTTTACTTTGCCCCAGCTTCACTTATCATTGACCCTGCAACAGGACCTTgccctccccaaattccatcctCTGCCATGAATTGGGGTTCACAGGTGCCTaaagcagccctgctgcaaCTGACTCTCAATACTGCACCAAAGGTTTAAATTTAGCTTTTATTACAGTgcacattttatatatttatatagagaGATGTACTTGAAAAATCAAATGTAtccaataataaaaaatacagcacaTTAAAGTAGTATAATGCATTCCAGTGTATAGCTGAAAGGACATTGGGATTTACACTAATCCCTACTATTTTTCAACTGGGCtacctctgcttttttttttccttcccccaaaaacccacatCAATCAATAACTGaaatagttattttaaaaaagacagtTTCTGCACTCAATCTCAAGGCATGAAGACACTGGAGACTTCACCAAGAGTTAAGGGGCTGTGTTCAATGCTGGCAGGCACAGTGtggcatattttatttttttattttccctgccaTAATCATAGCTCCAACCCCTTTGGATTCGTTCCTCCTCTGCTGAAGGAGGGTCAGTCTTTGCCCTCACTTGATCCTCAGCTGTGG encodes:
- the LTC4S gene encoding leukotriene C4 synthase → MRDQIDLLATVTVLGVLEQAYFAMQVIYARRKYKISPPETKGHPEFERTFRAQANCSEYFPIFISLLWVAGIFFHQGVTAACGLLYLYTRLKYFQGYAVTAQGRLGPLYASAWLLWLLVGLALAGLLAHFLQPDSSTWMAALLGPLQLCGVW